The sequence CTTTTTCAAAATTTTCTTTGTATTTATCCATATTTCATGTTTTGATAATTGCGTATAACGTTGGACGTATTGGCAAAGGCGGGGAAATCGAAGCGAGAAGTTTCGATTTTGTACCGAGGCTAGCCAAAACGAATTTATATGAGATAAATTTAATAAAAAAACGAATATAATTCGTTTTTGGCGGTGAAAGAAGAACAAACTTTGAATTTAGCACTTTAGCCCCGCTTTTGGCAATATCTTGTTACCTGCTGGCATTGTTTGTTATTTACCAAAAAGTTTGGCGAAAAAACTCTTTTTAGCTTGTTTTTCGATTCCCCAAAGTAGTTCGGATTCGTGACGTTTAGTTTTGTCAATATTTGGTCCAAATTTTCCACACGCAAAACCACTTTGAATTGGTTTGTTTCTTAAATCTGCAATAACAAAATTATCTGGAAGTGATAATGCAAAGTTTTTCAAAGTTGAATCGTTAGATTGTCTTGCGTTTTCAAGTTCCGTAAAACTGTTGTTTTTACTCCAAATATCCATTACAACTTTTTCGTGAATTATGTCAAGGTTGGACTTGTTTCCGTTTTTTCCAAATTCATTTACGTGATCAATAAATTGCGTTAGATTGTCAGAATGTTTAATAATTACAGTAGGGTCGTGGCATACATAAAATACATTTCCCCAATCTCCATTTTTACTTACGTCTAAAATCCAAAAGTTTCCAAATCCATCACCTGCAAGTTGTTCAGAATGAGGAAAAAACTCTTCAAATCCGA comes from Flavobacterium sp. I3-2 and encodes:
- a CDS encoding SMI1/KNR4 family protein, with protein sequence MTPLEKLKSILNEKYISEDNEEYQVQLLEGLTEEQINTLAERFPSKYIPLEIKELLKFARGFEFYGVEEITFDGIEQFGFEEFFPHSEQLAGDGFGNFWILDVSKNGDWGNVFYVCHDPTVIIKHSDNLTQFIDHVNEFGKNGNKSNLDIIHEKVVMDIWSKNNSFTELENARQSNDSTLKNFALSLPDNFVIADLRNKPIQSGFACGKFGPNIDKTKRHESELLWGIEKQAKKSFFAKLFGK